One genomic region from Rhodospirillaceae bacterium encodes:
- a CDS encoding DUF4115 domain-containing protein, producing MEQQTHPDDLTFDGPAVGANAFRVGTDLRDARERLGVPLETAASDLKIRADYLKSLERDDHAALPALPYTLGFVRSYATYVGLDPGKLARQFREEAGKSSVRQDYTWLKPVERGRFSGGALLLVSLAIAGAAYVAWYYRTADARKPAAAVEIPQIQPAPPGDVAAADAGGGAVAPGRDSETGPPQSSPPERNPEEYPAEEDGTEEGGASAQDGETAALPENPETGAADRPDASDADRNAAPEPEIELADRPIVLPIVLRARGLVWIRVRHPETGRVIAEGILKEGNQVTVPDEPGLVLDVGRASQLEYLIGGRSAGLAGPAATVRHNLSLDPARLALSADAVAARDASAPGSGGEPAAPENAEAGNDEGGNAEGADTEDGSAEDGNAEDGNAEGGASEEQTAAAGGPVVLRALGLVWVRVRHPQTRQVLVEGIMKKGNVVAVPDDPGLVLDVGRANQLEYLVSGEPAGLAGESPGPAYSLSLDPAKLKPDG from the coding sequence ATGGAACAGCAGACGCATCCCGATGACCTTACCTTCGACGGGCCGGCGGTCGGGGCGAACGCTTTTCGGGTCGGCACCGACTTGCGCGATGCGCGCGAGCGCCTGGGCGTGCCCCTTGAAACCGCTGCGTCCGACCTGAAAATCCGGGCCGATTATCTGAAGAGCCTGGAGCGGGACGATCATGCAGCGCTGCCGGCCTTGCCCTACACCCTGGGCTTCGTGCGCAGCTATGCCACCTATGTCGGCCTCGATCCCGGGAAGCTGGCCCGCCAGTTCCGGGAGGAAGCGGGCAAGTCTTCGGTCAGACAGGATTACACCTGGCTGAAGCCGGTCGAACGGGGCCGCTTTTCCGGCGGCGCACTGCTGCTCGTCTCGCTGGCCATTGCAGGCGCTGCGTATGTCGCCTGGTATTACCGCACGGCCGACGCCCGCAAGCCCGCGGCGGCGGTCGAAATCCCGCAGATACAGCCGGCGCCGCCCGGCGACGTCGCGGCGGCGGACGCCGGCGGCGGCGCCGTTGCACCGGGCCGGGATAGCGAGACCGGGCCGCCTCAATCCTCCCCGCCGGAGCGGAACCCGGAAGAATATCCGGCGGAAGAAGACGGGACGGAAGAAGGCGGGGCGAGCGCGCAAGACGGCGAAACCGCGGCCTTACCGGAAAATCCGGAAACCGGCGCGGCCGACCGGCCCGACGCTTCCGACGCGGATCGGAACGCGGCTCCCGAGCCGGAAATCGAGCTCGCCGACCGGCCGATCGTTCTCCCAATCGTTCTCAGGGCGCGGGGTCTCGTCTGGATCCGGGTGCGCCATCCGGAAACCGGCCGGGTGATCGCGGAAGGGATTCTGAAAGAGGGCAATCAGGTGACGGTGCCCGACGAACCCGGCCTGGTGCTCGACGTCGGCCGCGCCAGCCAGCTGGAATATCTGATCGGCGGCCGGTCCGCCGGTCTGGCCGGTCCGGCGGCGACGGTTCGCCACAACCTGTCCCTCGATCCGGCCCGGCTCGCGCTGTCTGCCGATGCGGTCGCGGCCCGCGATGCGTCCGCGCCCGGATCGGGCGGCGAGCCGGCCGCTCCCGAAAATGCCGAAGCCGGAAATGATGAAGGCGGAAATGCCGAGGGTGCGGATACCGAAGACGGAAGTGCCGAAGATGGAAATGCCGAAGATGGAAATGCCGAAGGCGGGGCCTCCGAAGAACAGACCGCGGCGGCGGGCGGGCCCGTCGTTCTGAGGGCGCTGGGCCTCGTCTGGGTCCGGGTGCGCCATCCGCAGACCCGCCAAGTGCTGGTCGAAGGCATCATGAAGAAGGGCAACGTCGTCGCGGTGCCAGACGATCCGGGCCTGGTGCTCGATGTCGGCCGCGCCAACCAGCTCGAATATCTGGTCAGCGGCGAACCGGCGGGCCTGGCCGGCGAGTCTCCGGGCCCGGCCTACAGCCTGTCCCTCGATCCGGCGAAGCTGAAACCGGACGGATGA
- the ispG gene encoding flavodoxin-dependent (E)-4-hydroxy-3-methylbut-2-enyl-diphosphate synthase, translating into MSVRPYRDIYRRKSRKIHVGAVPVGGDAPIAVQSMTNTPTTDVKATLAQIRELEEAGADIVRVSCPDEESTAALKEIVRGAEAPIVADIHFHYKRAIEAAQSGAACLRINPGNIGKEERVREVIKAAKDHGCSMRIGVNAGSLERDLLEKYGEPCPEAMLESAQRHIAILEDNDFFEFKISCKASDVFLAVAAYQLLADVCDYPLHLGITEAGGLTTGTVKSSIGMGSLLWAGIGDTIRVSLSADPVEEIRIGFEILKALGLRHRGVNVISCPSCARQNFQVIPTVVRLEERLAHIGTPMSLSVIGCVVNGPGEARETDIGLTGGASGHQVYLNGEKHHVMRDGDLVDHLVELVERKAAEIEAEQAALQEQAAE; encoded by the coding sequence ATGAGCGTCCGGCCCTATCGCGATATCTACCGGCGCAAGAGCCGCAAGATCCATGTCGGCGCCGTGCCGGTCGGCGGCGACGCGCCGATCGCCGTCCAGTCGATGACCAACACGCCGACGACGGACGTGAAGGCGACGCTGGCGCAAATCCGCGAGCTCGAAGAGGCCGGCGCGGATATCGTCCGGGTGTCTTGCCCCGACGAGGAGTCGACCGCGGCGCTGAAGGAGATCGTGCGCGGCGCCGAGGCGCCGATCGTGGCGGATATCCACTTCCACTACAAACGGGCGATCGAGGCGGCCCAGTCCGGCGCCGCCTGCCTGCGCATCAATCCCGGAAATATCGGCAAGGAGGAGCGGGTCCGCGAGGTCATAAAGGCAGCCAAGGATCACGGCTGCTCGATGCGCATCGGAGTCAATGCCGGATCGCTGGAGCGCGACCTGCTCGAGAAATACGGCGAGCCCTGCCCCGAGGCGATGCTGGAATCGGCCCAGCGCCATATCGCCATCCTCGAGGACAACGATTTCTTCGAGTTCAAGATCAGCTGCAAGGCGTCCGACGTGTTTCTCGCCGTGGCGGCCTACCAGCTGCTTGCCGACGTCTGCGACTATCCCCTGCATCTCGGCATCACCGAAGCCGGCGGCCTGACCACCGGCACGGTCAAGAGCAGCATCGGCATGGGCTCGCTGCTCTGGGCCGGGATCGGCGATACGATCCGCGTCTCCCTGTCCGCCGACCCGGTCGAGGAGATCAGGATCGGTTTCGAGATCCTGAAGGCGCTCGGCCTGCGCCACCGCGGGGTGAACGTCATCTCCTGCCCGTCCTGCGCCCGGCAGAATTTTCAGGTCATTCCGACGGTGGTGCGGCTGGAGGAGCGGCTGGCCCATATCGGCACGCCGATGTCGCTGTCGGTTATCGGCTGCGTCGTCAACGGGCCGGGCGAGGCGCGGGAGACCGATATCGGCCTGACCGGCGGGGCGAGCGGCCACCAGGTCTATCTGAACGGCGAGAAACATCATGTGATGCGCGACGGCGACCTGGTCGACCATCTTGTCGAACTGGTCGAGCGCAAGGCTGCCGAGATCGAAGCCGAACAGGCGGCGCTTCAGGAGCAGGCGGCGGAATAG
- the hisS gene encoding histidine--tRNA ligase, giving the protein MSKLQPIRGTHDLLPDAMRRHSHVVDTAAAVAGRYGYDAMATPVFEATEVFARTLGETSDVVTKEMYSFETKGGDSVTLRPENTAGVARAVISNGLHQSVPLRYFYAGPMFRHERPQKGRQRQFHQIGIELIGVAHPLGDVETIAAGAAVLDALEVRDRTILELNTLGDTESRAAYRDRLVGYLSRFKDDLSEDSCRRLDVNPLRILDSKNPRDREIVAGAPVFGDSLTDGARAWFDAVRAGLDAIGIAYTLNERLVRGLDYYCHSAFEFTTEALGAQGAVIAGGRYDGLIGRMGGPDAPGVGWAGGIERLALLAEADLPAPRPVALVPIGEAAETAALPLAERLRAAGYRIDMAFDGNLKKRMKRADRIGARAAVLIGTDELAEGAATVRDLDSGEQDRAPLDTLAEALTPFR; this is encoded by the coding sequence ATGAGCAAGCTGCAACCGATTCGCGGAACCCACGATCTGCTGCCCGACGCCATGCGCCGGCACAGCCATGTCGTGGATACGGCTGCCGCGGTGGCGGGGCGCTATGGCTACGACGCGATGGCGACGCCGGTTTTCGAGGCGACCGAGGTGTTCGCCCGGACCCTGGGCGAAACCTCGGATGTCGTCACCAAGGAAATGTACAGCTTCGAGACCAAGGGCGGCGATAGCGTGACCCTGAGGCCGGAAAATACCGCCGGCGTGGCCCGCGCCGTCATTTCCAACGGCCTGCACCAGAGCGTGCCGCTGCGCTATTTCTACGCCGGCCCGATGTTCCGCCACGAACGGCCGCAGAAGGGCCGGCAGCGCCAGTTCCACCAGATCGGCATCGAACTGATCGGCGTCGCCCATCCGCTGGGCGACGTCGAGACGATCGCCGCCGGCGCCGCCGTGCTGGACGCGCTGGAAGTGCGGGACCGGACGATCCTGGAGTTGAACACGCTGGGCGATACCGAAAGCCGGGCGGCCTACCGCGACCGGCTGGTCGGTTATCTCTCCCGCTTCAAGGACGACCTGTCGGAGGACAGCTGCCGCCGGCTGGATGTCAACCCGCTGCGCATCCTCGATTCCAAGAATCCCCGCGACCGCGAAATTGTGGCCGGCGCGCCGGTCTTCGGCGACTCGCTGACCGACGGCGCCCGCGCATGGTTCGACGCCGTCAGGGCCGGGCTGGATGCGATCGGCATCGCCTACACGCTGAACGAGCGGCTGGTCCGCGGCCTCGACTATTACTGCCATTCCGCCTTCGAGTTCACGACCGAGGCGCTGGGCGCCCAGGGCGCGGTGATTGCCGGCGGGCGCTACGACGGCCTGATCGGCCGGATGGGCGGGCCGGACGCGCCGGGGGTCGGCTGGGCCGGGGGGATCGAGCGGCTGGCCCTGCTGGCCGAGGCCGACCTGCCCGCGCCGCGTCCCGTGGCCCTGGTGCCGATCGGGGAAGCGGCCGAAACCGCGGCCCTTCCGCTCGCCGAAAGGCTGCGCGCCGCCGGCTACCGGATCGACATGGCGTTCGACGGCAACCTGAAGAAGCGCATGAAGCGCGCCGACCGGATCGGGGCCCGGGCCGCCGTGCTGATCGGCACCGACGAGCTGGCGGAAGGCGCAGCGACGGTGCGCGACCTCGACAGCGGCGAACAGGACCGGGCGCCCCTCGATACCCTGGCGGAGGCGCTCACGCCTTTCCGGTAG